AGCCGATGTTTCCTTGTCTGCGGAGGGCTTACAGGTCTGAATGCCTCGGGAAAATGGTCAACCTGGTCTCCGGCTCGCTTTGAGATTCCAAAAAAGGACGAGGATTTCATCGCTGCGTTGCCCGGTGCAATAGAGGCATACCTCAAACGACCGAAAATCAAAGGCGGATTTTTCATATGCCTGATCCCAGGAAACAGAATGGAATATACCTGTTCAAACTGTCATTTTGTCTGCCATCCTGACAAAGAAGTCCGGAAAGCACGATACAGGATGCTCTCGGAAAGCGGCGTGGTCATACAGGAACCCGATGGAACCTGCAGGGCCGTGTCTCCGGAGGAGGCAAAGGAGTTTCTCAAAGCCATGCCTTTAGAAAGGAGAAAGCTTTACGAATCGGTTCCAGAGGAGTAACTGATCCAGAGCAGAGGAAGTTAATTCAAAAAGTCACAAATACGATTTGCTCTAGGGCAGCATAGAAAGAAGATCTAACAGAGAAAACAGAAGTAAGAAGAGAAAAAAGGTGTTGAAGAGGAAGAAAATATAAAACCGAAAGTTTAATCCATGTACACTGTGTGCAGGGTTTCATAAATTGGTCCTTCAGGGGTAAGTGTGCTTTTCTTTAGAGCCACTTTATTTACCCACATGGTACCAATTTCAATATCCTTTAACTCCTTCACGGTATTTATAAAGGCATTTTTCTTATCTTTCTTGAGGAATTTTATCCTGGCAAGAGTAGCATGTGCGGTAAATTCCCTGTCATCTTTTTCGAACTTGAAAGGTTCCAGTAAATTCTCCACATTCTCATGTAACGCCCAGAAATTTCCAGTTGCACCCAGCCATAGCACTCTAGGATTCGAAGGTTTGGGGAAAACTCCAAGCCTCCCGATTTTTGTCTCAAAAGGTTCACACGTAATGGAATCGAGGGCTGCGGAAAGCGATGGAATCTTTGATTCGTCCACATTTCCAAGGAATTTCAAAGTTATATGAACGAGTTCAGGATCAACAAACTTTAGATCAAAACCGGAAAATCTATCCTGAAGCTCTCGAATCTTCTCTATAAATCCGGGATCTAATTCTACTGCTATAAATGTCCTGATCAAAACATTCACCAATCTTAATTGAAAAGCGAACCAGAAAAATCTTCCTGTTACTCTTTTCTATCTGCCTATTAACTATCTTCTGGAAAAAATTGGCTTCAGATCCCTGTTGAGGGGATTGTAAACCTTCCTGAAAATTTTTGAGAAAAAAAGAAGTTAGAGGAAAAATGCAAGAAAGCCGGAAAGAAAAAAGGAAAAAAACGAATGGATCACAGGGCAATTATAATATATAAGAGATAAGTGGCTCCGTAGAAATCCTCTTAAATAGCCAATCTTAACAAATTAAAACTAAATTGCCTGATTCATTTTGCTGAAGAACTTTAAGTCTATTGATGACGATTAAGTAGGTTTTCTACAGAGCCAGATAAGTACAGATTTGTAAATAAGCTTAAGTATTTATAAAGTTGGCTTCAATGTTAACCTTAGGTAGACAGTTATAACCCAGAGAAAAGCGGTAAATTAAAAAAATATAACCCTAAATTTAAGAAAAATAATATTAATTCAAAAAAAGTAATTTTAACTTTATAAATAAAATGTAGGAACCAAATCGGTTGCTGCAAAAAGAAAAAGCGGTGGATCATATGGATAGAGCACGTATAATTGCAGAAACGGCAGCCCGGATTTCCAAAGAACTTGATGCTGCCGCAATTATGGTTTCCGGGGAGCTGAGTTTTGAAGGGATTGAAACGGGGGGAATTCCGGTCTATTATATCTCCATGCGCCCGAAAAGCATAATAGACCACCTGGTCTCAACTGGAAAAGATGGAAAAGCCCCCTTAAAGGAGCTTGGTGATCAGATAAATCGGGAAGCTTCGGGGAACTCAGAAAACCTTCAGCAGGCTGCCGCCATAGAGTACGTGCTCGGGAATCAGGAAAGCGGGATTATTGTAGGCGTGGTTGAAACTCGTGGTTCCAGTTCGATTATTGTGCATAGCCTCGATGAAAACCCCCTTATAAAAGCCATGAAGGAATGCCAGGAAAGGATAAAATCTGAAGTGATGAGTGCAATCATGAAAATCTCATTTGATATTATCCTGACAGGCAGGGAAGGCAAGAAAATGGGTGCTGCCTTCATTATAGGTGATTCTGAAGAGGTTCTGAAACGCTCTCACCAGTTAATACTGAATCCGTATGCAGGCCACGATGAAACTTACCGGAGCGTCCTTGACAAAAGAAACTGGGAATCCATAAAGGAATTTGCCCAACTGGATGGAGTTTTTGTGGTGGATGAAAATGGTATTATCCATGCAGCAGGCCGTTATCTTGACGTTGATGGGAAAAATGTGGATATTGAAAAAGGACTGGGAGGCAGGCATGTATCGGCAGCCGCAATCAGCAGGGATACGGTTGCGATTGCAGTTACAATATCCGAATCAGGTGGAGTTCTCAGAGTGTATAAAGATGCAAAAGAAATAATCTGTATGGAGTGCCTGAAGCCTGCGGTGAGGTACATTTAATCCATAGTATCAAAAACTTTTTTCCTCAGGATTGGAAGCTCTTGATTGCACATTGGAAGTGTAGAGTTGTAGATTTTCAAGAGCGGATACTTCGAAGGAATATGAAGGAATAAGGGCAGTACATACACTCATAAACAAAGAGAAATATACTCCTGAATATGCGGGGAGATAAAAAGAACGGGGTAACTCCATGAGAAGGCAACTTTTTTACATTCCTTTTAGCATTACATTCCTCCTGTTTTTAATCATCTTTGTTACCTTTGGGCTTAGTTTTCTCTTTTTTGGAGTAATTATTTCAGCTTTTGTGAAAATAGGCTTCTCTATAGGACACGCATTTCTTATCCTGCTCCTGTCCCTTCTCGGAAGCGGCATCAATATTCCTCTGGCAACCCTCAGGTCTGATACTCCTGTAGTAAGAGACGCTTATATTCGCGTGTTTGGCGTAGCTTACAGGGTTCCAGTCCGGCATGTGACAAGAAATGAGACGACAATTGCTGTCAATGTAGGGGGAGCAGTTATTCCTATTTTGATTTCAGCTTACCTCATTATGAGGTTTCCCTCTTCTCTTCTGCTTACAGGAGCCGGTGTCCTGATAGTTTCAATCATAACTTATTCAGTAGCAAGGCCTATTCGCGGGATAGGTATCGCAACACCTGCACTGGTACCACCCCTTGCAGCCGCCCTTGCTGCGATTTTACTGACGTCTGCAGTTTCAATTTCTGATTGCCCGATTGACCAGTGCCGCGTTGTCACTGCCTATGCAGGAGGAGTACTTGGAACACTCATAGGTGCTGATCTACTTAATCTTGGAAAAATTAAGAATCTGGGCGCTCCAGTTGCAAGCATTGGAGGGGCAGGAACCTTTGATGGAATCTTTTTAAGCGGGTTCATTGCCCTACTTCTGATATAAAAGAAAATCAGTTAGAAATCAGTTACAAAAATAAGAAAGCAGTCATAAGGTTAAAAAACTTAAAAAATGGGGTAAAGGGGAAAAAGGAAGAAAAAAGAGGGGAATTTAAAGAGATTGTTCTTTTTTTATCTCATTCTTCAGGATAATCCTTTTAATACCTTCTTTTTAGGAGAGCATGGCAAAGAACTACCCCAAGA
This region of Methanosarcina flavescens genomic DNA includes:
- a CDS encoding DUF1614 domain-containing protein, with the translated sequence MRRQLFYIPFSITFLLFLIIFVTFGLSFLFFGVIISAFVKIGFSIGHAFLILLLSLLGSGINIPLATLRSDTPVVRDAYIRVFGVAYRVPVRHVTRNETTIAVNVGGAVIPILISAYLIMRFPSSLLLTGAGVLIVSIITYSVARPIRGIGIATPALVPPLAAALAAILLTSAVSISDCPIDQCRVVTAYAGGVLGTLIGADLLNLGKIKNLGAPVASIGGAGTFDGIFLSGFIALLLI
- the thpR gene encoding RNA 2',3'-cyclic phosphodiesterase; the protein is MIRTFIAVELDPGFIEKIRELQDRFSGFDLKFVDPELVHITLKFLGNVDESKIPSLSAALDSITCEPFETKIGRLGVFPKPSNPRVLWLGATGNFWALHENVENLLEPFKFEKDDREFTAHATLARIKFLKKDKKNAFINTVKELKDIEIGTMWVNKVALKKSTLTPEGPIYETLHTVYMD
- a CDS encoding DNA integrity scanning protein DisA nucleotide-binding domain protein, which encodes MDRARIIAETAARISKELDAAAIMVSGELSFEGIETGGIPVYYISMRPKSIIDHLVSTGKDGKAPLKELGDQINREASGNSENLQQAAAIEYVLGNQESGIIVGVVETRGSSSIIVHSLDENPLIKAMKECQERIKSEVMSAIMKISFDIILTGREGKKMGAAFIIGDSEEVLKRSHQLILNPYAGHDETYRSVLDKRNWESIKEFAQLDGVFVVDENGIIHAAGRYLDVDGKNVDIEKGLGGRHVSAAAISRDTVAIAVTISESGGVLRVYKDAKEIICMECLKPAVRYI